Genomic window (Caldinitratiruptor microaerophilus):
CGCTTCACCTTGCTCTTCACTCCTCGACGTGGGACCGGTTGATGGTGCGATCGACGATCTCGCCCCAGTGGAGTACGCCGGGGCAGGCCGCAATCCCTACCGAGCCGGGATGTGGCGGACCGCCGCCAGCGCCAGGAACTCGAACACGAGGTTGGCGGCCAGGATCGCCGTGACGCCCGCCGGGTCGTACGCCGGCAGGAACTCGACGAGATCGAAACCGGCGAACCGCAGGCCGGCCAGCCGGCGCAGGATGGCCAGGATTTCCCGCGAGGTGAACCCGCCGACCTCCGGGGTGCCGGTGCCGGGTGCGAAGGCCGGGTCGACCGCGTCGATGTCGAAGCTCAGGTACACCGGTCCGTCGCCGACCCGCTGGCGGATCGCCTCGGCGAGGGCGTCCGGGGACATCCCCGCGGCCTCGTCCATCTCGACCACCTGAAAGCCGAGCCGGCGGGGCATGTCCGGGTCCCCCTCGTCGAGCACCGGGCCGCGCAGCCCCACCTGGATCGACCGGGCCGGGTCGATGAGCCCTTCCTCCAGGGCCCGCCGGAACGGGGTCCCGTGCCCGAGGGGCTGACCGGACTGGGCCGGCCAGGTGTCGGTGTGGGCGTCGAAGTGCACGAGCGCCAGCCGCCCGTTGTGACGGGCCACCGCCCGCAGGCACGGGAGGCTGATCGAATGGTCGCCGCCGAGGAAGATCGGCACGCAGGTCGCGGGCAGCGCCGCACCCAGCGTCTCCGCCAGGAGGCCGAACGTCTCCCGGGCCCAGCCGGGGAGGACGGAGACGTCACCGTAGTCGACCGCCCGCAGCACCCGGGCCGGGTAGAACCGGAAATGCGGATGGTACGGCCGCAGCCCCGCCGAGGCCATCCGGATGGCCCCGGGCCCGAACCGCGCCCCCACCCGGAGGCTGGCGCCGGTGTCGAAGGGAACGCCGATGATCGCCACGTCGGCGCCCTGCAGGTCCTTCGTGTGGGGGAGGCGGAGGAAGGTGCGCAGGTCGGCGAAGGCGGGCATGTAGGCCATGGGGGCTCGCTGCCTCCTCGCGTCACTCTCACGACGCGGATGGCACCGGGCCGGCCGGGACACCGGCCCGACCTCTGTCGAACTTCCACCCCCCACCCCCCGGATCCTGCGCAAGGGACGCGCGAAGGCCCGGTGCGTCCGTGGCACACCGGGCCGTCCGGAACCTTCTGGCGG
Coding sequences:
- the speB gene encoding agmatinase, with protein sequence MAYMPAFADLRTFLRLPHTKDLQGADVAIIGVPFDTGASLRVGARFGPGAIRMASAGLRPYHPHFRFYPARVLRAVDYGDVSVLPGWARETFGLLAETLGAALPATCVPIFLGGDHSISLPCLRAVARHNGRLALVHFDAHTDTWPAQSGQPLGHGTPFRRALEEGLIDPARSIQVGLRGPVLDEGDPDMPRRLGFQVVEMDEAAGMSPDALAEAIRQRVGDGPVYLSFDIDAVDPAFAPGTGTPEVGGFTSREILAILRRLAGLRFAGFDLVEFLPAYDPAGVTAILAANLVFEFLALAAVRHIPAR